The Episyrphus balteatus chromosome 3, idEpiBalt1.1, whole genome shotgun sequence genome segment attttgtagcactgaaaaatgcatttgcttACCTTTTCAGttagtttattttgaaattaatacgCGCGATAcactgaaaacattttttttttgctgcggTACACAATtgattaggggtattcacgattcgatgcaaatggtcttgtatcgttgtaaaagtggAAAAGTGTAACGTTTTcaataaaacaaccaaatatacagactaaaatttttttacacttttacacttttgctatacctaccccaaccctattgcaaaaataaaatacattggcgcaaaatttgtctattgtagttgtagtagtagaaaacaaaatttcgcatttttacaCCTTATTGttacaccggatcgtgaatacccctattgtatCGCTTCAACAACGGGAACACAGCTATTGCAAAATACACCATCTTTCAAGTGACTGAATGCAGTCATTCCTAAATGACAGGATTTCCTAAACCTGGAACGCATACCGCAAATGACATTTGTTTTTTCACTTCACTGAACTTGTCAAAACTCAAACGTCCTTGGTCCTTCtcaaatttcattttgattagcaaaaacttttaataaaataattcttttcttttctggaatttgaaattgaataaatttacaCAACAATCTTCTTGAACATTCACCATCCACAATGGGTAATAAATCATCATTGCTTCTTCGTCCCGAAGAAATTGCACAAATTCACGATGACACTGGTTGtaagtaaacaaaacaaattaaacaatttaaaactttaattgaattccaaaatatatttaagaatttattaaagtattagcattttataaatagaaaataaaacttCCATTCTAAGGTCGAAGATCACAACTAAAATATTATCAATCAATCTATATTGGATGATTGATTGATTTGTGACGTCGTTCATATTCCACCTGCATGTACTTCGACCTTCCAATCATATTTTTGTGCTAAGCACTtgtaaaataatacaaatgaaaaaaatatatatcattacataaggaatcaattgaaaTCACTTAactgaattatttatttttacgttTACTCTTAATCCCAATAAGGGAAAAACTGCTAAACGGACTTTGGAAGGAGAATGCATTTCCTCAGATTGAATTCTTGTTCTTGGAATACAAGGATTATCTATTTCAAATAGCTTTTCTTGGTCTAAGGTCAATTTGATTACTAAAATAGCCAATAGCTTTCTATTATTTTAACTGGGAAAAATCACTACATTGAAAgcgggtgggtgggcgaaaaagtgggatGGTTGTCAAAAATCGTGTCTTTTTACGATTTAGGCCAAAAGAAGACCTGCTATCGAAAAAagataaatgcaaaagttgtagataataaaaaggtctacaatttttactcaaaccattttttttatataaactcaaaaatattgagaaaatgcaaaaatacgacttttggtttttatttttttcttttacaaaaatggttggattttaacaaaactcgTTAAATTCCGACTTAAATAGCATTTTAACATGGGGTATAAAAAATCGTGTGGAATTCAATGCATCTAAGACCCAAAGCTGTCTGTTGTCGTTAAAGAGAATTATTCCGATATCCATGAATTTTTCATCAATCGGAGAAACTTAAAAACTTTCGATTCTTGGTATGACGATAACTAACCACCACAAGTGCAGCGAAATGTTTATATTTCCTCAGGAGATGTAAAAACTTCTTTTCCCCTTCTGAACTGGCTACAATTTATAAGGCGTATATACGTCCGAAGCTAGAGTACACCTCTCATATCTGGGcagccttttttttgttttaccgctatttttttttttttttttttttggttgtgcTCTAGTGAAATAGCCAGATCCATGCCTAAATCAATTTTCCCGTTATACCCGTACCGCATATTATGCCCATCGTTACACCCTTAAGCCAAACTTTGGACAGACCGTAAAGTATAAGAATTCTTTTCTTAGTCGAACAACACGAATTTGGATTTCCTTATCCAACTCTATTTTTCCTTCCAATTTCAATGTCCAACATTTAAAGCCCCTTGCACATGGGAGCAACCAACGAAAAAGTGAATATCTGGATAACGGATTTTTAAACCTAGCTAACTTTACCCCAAGTAACATTTCTACATCAAAAAAATCTGAATTGTAAGCAACTTCGAGTAGTTTCgagttcaaacgacccgtgccaaaacaaaattcgatatctcaaaaactttgcacaaaTTAGAGCCATTCTAATGCTAAATTCAAATTTAGAtcgtcaaaggccattagaacagtataatttggttttgtatggaaaaatatttctcgcATGTCAtatacggaaaaatcgatcttaaaaatcgtttttttgtaatattttctaaaataaaattgtagtttttcacaaagtcttatataaatggttttaaacccaaattttttttttgcggtaacttttttgattgaaaaataggctattttttcaaattaaattcgtcaaaaatgcaaaaattgatattttgctcaaaaaacatttaaaataggtaaACAACattacaaagtaatttttaacgaagttttgttaaaatccaaccatttttgtaaaaggtaaaaacaaaaaaaaaaaacaaaaagtcgtattttgcatttttctcaatatttttgagttaataatgtaaataaaaaaatggtttgagtaaaaattgtagacctttttactatctacaacttttgtatttaacttttaTCGAAAAGAGTTCTACTTTTGGCCGAAAAcgtaaaacacaattttttcacccaccccacttttctttttgttcgtgggcaatttatttttcctcttTCATATGCCATTTATTCTAAATTTTCCGACCACCCTTATGCttctaattatatttttttttttgaaaaaccaaatccATTCTCCTACATTTTTTGAGTTAGAAAATTGTTGAACAACCTCCTCATCTATATTGATTTCTCTGTTAATATTTATGGATGCCACAGCTAATCCATTAAGACGAGCCTCGGAAGTTGTTGCTCTCAGCCAAGTCTTAAACCTTGTGAGGACAAACATTTTTCTCTCTGGCTCTGCTGACGTAACTGAAAGTAAACACAGTACTTCTAGTATCATCCTTATATTTGAGATTAGTACATAACAGCGAACGGGGAAAGAAGCAAAAGATTTTGCTGGGATATTTTCTCCATTTTTCTCTTCCCATGTTTGTTTTCCATTTGTGTAAATAgtagaataaaaattataactttttagtTATCGGAAGAATGAACGCCTCTATGATTGAAgtggtttttgtttattaaatttcgTGCAGCAAAGAAAATCCACGGTTAAATATTACAACAAAGACAAATTTGTATGTTAAAATGTAGTGGACAGTTTGAATCTTAAACTAGTATTAAGTTTCATGTCTTTTGTAAGATATAACAACATCAAAACAAAGTTGCATAATGATTGTAGGATAGCTTCCCAAAAGCTTGCAACTAGGAACATATCGAGCCATTTCCGCCAAATTATCGTAAGCGTTAATTAAAATTGTGAATTATGGAGAACATAAtcatattttccaaaattaagaaaaagatATAATGGTTTCTTTTAATCTTATCAACATTTGACAAGAACACATTTACATCAACATCGTCTCCAATAAGTCTTAAACCAATATgtaataaagatttttctgtAAACAAAATTATCTTAAGCGCCATGCAGCTCAGTTATATCAACTCTACTTGCCTTGAACCATTGCTTTGCAGCTTACTCGTATTCGTCTTCAGTATTCTAATAAGACCACGCTGTTCTGGTAAGCAGTGTTTCCCTCTTACTGACTAAACTGCAAATTCGTCTTCATCCATGAAGTACATTTGGACCCATCGTATACTGCTTTTATATAAGCCATGAGCTTATCTGGGATACACCTCCTCTTAAAAGCTACCCGAACAAACAACCTTTTCACACTATAAAAGTTCTTTCGAAGTCGATGCAGAcctaatgttttttattttatctttgatATATGTTAGGTATAGAGAGCTTTTTTGTTCcagtaaaatatatatttctaaaattcttcatattgattttttttttcagttacacCAAATCAAATAGAACGTTTGTATTCACGTTTTACGGCATTGGACCGTGGTGACTGTGGTACACTTTCCCGTGAAGATTTTCTTCGGATACCGGAACTGGCGATCAATCCTCTTTGCGAACGAATTGTTCACGCTTTCTTTGCCGATAGCACAGATGACAGAGTGAATTTCCGACAGTTTATGCAAGTTCTAGCACATTTTAGACCAATCAATCAGAAGAAAGAGAACAAACTAAACAGCCGTGAAGAGAAGCTAAAATGTATACactcattttgtatttttttaaattcttgttctaattatttctttatttatattttagttGCCTTCAAAATGTACGACTTGGATGATGATGGTGTGATAAGTCGTGACGAACTTTTAAATATCCTTCATATGATGGTCGGTGCCAATATAAGTCAAGAACAGCTTATTAGCATCGCTGAACGCACAATTCTGGAAGCTGATATGTGTTGCCAaggaaaaatttcatttgaagATTTTTGCAAAGCACTCGAGAGGACAGATGTTGAACAGAAAATGTCCATTCGATTccttaactaatttttttataccttcCTGAAAAGAAGTAGCTAGTTCAaagtattatttaaatattatgtttttatgtCAAAAGTGTGAACACAGAAaatatgtttgtattttttttttttctattttcattcatttgttTGGAAGtggtattaaatttaaaaaaaaaaatgaaaagtaatAGTGCTTAGTGGACATGtactttaaacaaattaatttttcaataaaattgttgAATTATTTATGCACAAgctattttaattgtttttaatcaaacatTGATGTAGATCGAATTTCCAGCTACTGTTTTTTTTCAGGACCACTGCCAAAGCGTCTAAGGATAAGGATAGCACTTGTAATAAGGTTCAAAAAGTTCAAGGTGTTCCTTGTAAATTGTAGTAAAAGCACACATAAATGGCTGGGATAGGTTGTGCTTTAAAACAATGATAATAATGTTCTGGTATTACACGATCTCATTTTGATGAAATCGACTGAATctctgggtcgcacgtacttgctcttataataaaaagtatataaaaactAGCCTTCCATTTGAATTTTAACGATGTGGTTAAAAATCAGAAACGAAGTATGTCATTGTTTTAAGAGCCCACACTACAGATTTTCAAACTGATTgagagaccgactaaactgtcggccgatagaaagtttatAGTGTGCGTTGCTCTaaagaaaattagaattaaaatagaatttttattctgacatcgttgaaaaaaaaaatcaattttctttctGGAGAAGCACCAAAAACTCTTAACTATTAAGTTTTAAGTCAATCACTTCAGTGGTTTAGGGAGCTTGAATTAGAGATTAAGACAAACAGACGGTATTGCGAGatccacttttttcgcattctttATCATCGTATTGTCTGATTGTtaccctttaaaaaaaataaaattttaaatttattccaaGTTTATTGCATTCATAAAATTAAGcattacaaaataaaagaatgtcataaatagtttttcttttatcGCATAACCGTTTCAGGACGTCATCAGAAGTAATTATATTCCTAACAACTTCATTTTCtatataaagcaaaaaaactccaTTCACAACTGACGGAGCTCACTGCTCACCAGTTTCTATACTTTTgggaacaaattattttttagtccGCTATCGCGCtggttgtattttttaaaagatatggGTCATATTTCTAGGTACTGTCTACGCTGCTTCTAAAAAAGACTGTAGTTTATCCTATGAAAATTACATTGGATAAATCCTAGACTAAGATAAACCAGGGTCTAAAAGCGACTATGAATATGCCGTAATGATATTGATTACTTCACTGTTAGTTGCACTTAATAAGCCGTCAAAACAGTAAAgctcttgaaaattaaatatgGTTAGAATAATTCTATTTTTTGTCTTGGATATTTACTTTAATCGCTTGTTTATGTTTACAAACtcttttttctaacaaaaacatGCCACAGCTATGTATAAGCCAGTTCTCCAATCCACATTAAGCGGTAACTGAGGCGTATgtcgaacatttttttttatttttgttgggaAATTTCAAACTATGGAATTAATATCCTTTATGCAATATATTGAACtgcttttcaaattaaatatattttttatccatatgtacatatgtatactcATAGGAATTTCCATTTGCATAAAaacttcaattattttttatctgCTAAAAAGAgatcattattttctttttgatcCGCGATTAAAATTTCCCAGatcttaattttaaaagaaatttacacctatgttattcttttttatgtGGTCAGGAATATCCATTTGATATTGCCACGGGATCACTGGATCTGCTACAAAAATTGATGTTTCAAATATGATAATGttatcataagaaaaaaattctttc includes the following:
- the LOC129916770 gene encoding calcineurin B homologous protein 1, coding for MGNKSSLLLRPEEIAQIHDDTGFTPNQIERLYSRFTALDRGDCGTLSREDFLRIPELAINPLCERIVHAFFADSTDDRVNFRQFMQVLAHFRPINQKKENKLNSREEKLKFAFKMYDLDDDGVISRDELLNILHMMVGANISQEQLISIAERTILEADMCCQGKISFEDFCKALERTDVEQKMSIRFLN